One stretch of Segatella copri DNA includes these proteins:
- the fusA gene encoding elongation factor G, which yields MANRDLHLTRNIGIMAHIDAGKTTTSERILFYTGKTHKIGEVHDGAATMDWMAQEQERGITITSAATTCNWNYLGKSYKINLIDTPGHVDFTAEVERSLRVLDGAVATYSAADGVQPQSETVWRQADKYNVPRIGYVNKMDRSGANFFETVQQMKDILGANPIAIQIPIGAEENFKGVVDLIKMKAILWHDETMGAEYDVEEIPADLADEAAEWRDKLLEGAANFDDEVMELYLDGKDIPEEKLLAAIRKGCCAMECCPMLLGSSYKNKGVQPLLDYVCAFLPSPMDTPNIIGTNPDTEEEEDRKPSEDEPTSALAFKIATDPFMGRLVFFRVYSGKVVAGSYVYNPRSGKRERISRLFQMNSKQEIPMESIDAGDIGAGVGFKDIRTGDTLCDEEHPIVLESMTFPDTVISIAVEPKSQADIAKMDNGLAKLAEEDPTFTVRTDEQSGQTIISGMGELHLDIIIDRLKREFKVECNQGKPQVNYKEAITKTAQSRETYKKQSGGRGKFACIDVTIGPKDEDYKEGDLQFINEVKGGNVPKEFIPSVQKGFADCLSNGVLGGFPMTGLKVTLTDGSFHPVDSDQLSFELVAHQAFKVLCPKAGPVLMEPIMKVEVVTPEENMGDVIGDLNKRRGLVQGMEEGRSGARIVKAMVPLAEMFGYVTALRTITSGRATSSMEYDHHAPLSSTIAKAVLEEVKGHAELL from the coding sequence ATGGCAAATCGCGATTTACATTTGACTCGTAACATCGGTATCATGGCGCATATCGATGCTGGTAAGACAACAACTTCTGAGCGTATTTTGTTCTATACAGGTAAGACTCATAAGATTGGTGAGGTACACGATGGTGCTGCTACAATGGACTGGATGGCCCAGGAGCAGGAGCGTGGTATTACTATCACTTCTGCGGCTACTACTTGTAATTGGAACTATCTCGGTAAGTCTTATAAGATCAACTTGATCGATACTCCGGGACACGTTGACTTCACTGCTGAGGTTGAGCGTTCTCTCCGTGTACTTGATGGTGCTGTTGCTACATATTCTGCAGCTGATGGTGTTCAGCCACAGTCTGAGACTGTATGGCGTCAGGCTGATAAGTATAATGTACCTCGTATCGGTTATGTAAACAAGATGGACCGTTCTGGTGCTAACTTCTTCGAGACAGTTCAGCAGATGAAGGATATCTTAGGCGCTAATCCAATTGCTATTCAGATTCCTATTGGTGCAGAGGAGAACTTCAAGGGTGTAGTTGACCTCATTAAGATGAAGGCTATCCTTTGGCACGATGAGACTATGGGTGCTGAGTATGATGTTGAGGAAATCCCTGCAGACTTGGCTGACGAGGCTGCTGAGTGGCGTGATAAGCTCCTTGAGGGTGCTGCAAACTTCGATGATGAGGTTATGGAACTTTATCTCGATGGTAAGGATATTCCAGAAGAAAAGCTTCTTGCAGCTATCCGTAAGGGTTGCTGTGCTATGGAGTGCTGTCCAATGTTGCTCGGTTCTTCATACAAGAACAAGGGTGTTCAGCCATTGCTCGACTATGTATGTGCATTCTTGCCTTCACCAATGGATACTCCAAATATCATCGGTACTAACCCTGATACAGAGGAGGAAGAGGATCGTAAACCATCTGAGGATGAACCAACATCTGCTCTCGCATTTAAGATTGCTACTGACCCATTCATGGGCCGCTTGGTATTCTTCCGCGTTTACTCAGGTAAGGTCGTTGCTGGTTCTTATGTTTACAACCCACGTTCTGGCAAGCGCGAGCGTATCAGCCGTCTGTTCCAGATGAACTCTAAGCAGGAAATCCCAATGGAGTCTATCGATGCTGGTGATATCGGTGCGGGTGTAGGTTTCAAGGATATCCGTACAGGTGATACACTCTGTGACGAGGAACACCCAATCGTATTGGAGTCTATGACATTCCCTGATACTGTGATTTCTATCGCAGTAGAGCCAAAGAGCCAGGCAGATATCGCTAAGATGGATAATGGTCTCGCTAAGTTGGCTGAGGAGGATCCAACCTTCACAGTTCGTACAGACGAGCAGAGCGGTCAGACAATTATCTCTGGTATGGGTGAGCTCCACTTGGATATCATCATCGACCGTTTGAAGCGTGAGTTCAAGGTTGAGTGTAATCAGGGTAAGCCTCAGGTTAACTACAAGGAGGCTATCACTAAGACAGCTCAGAGCCGTGAAACTTATAAGAAGCAGTCTGGTGGTCGCGGTAAGTTCGCTTGTATCGATGTAACCATCGGTCCTAAGGATGAGGATTACAAGGAAGGCGACTTGCAGTTCATCAACGAGGTTAAGGGTGGTAACGTTCCTAAGGAATTCATCCCATCTGTACAGAAGGGCTTCGCTGATTGCTTGTCAAATGGTGTACTCGGTGGCTTCCCAATGACAGGTTTGAAGGTGACTTTGACCGATGGTAGCTTCCACCCAGTTGACTCTGACCAGTTGTCATTCGAGTTGGTAGCACATCAGGCTTTCAAGGTACTTTGCCCTAAGGCTGGTCCTGTTTTGATGGAGCCTATCATGAAGGTAGAGGTTGTTACTCCAGAAGAGAACATGGGTGACGTAATCGGTGACTTGAACAAGCGCCGTGGTCTCGTTCAGGGTATGGAAGAAGGTCGTAGCGGTGCTCGCATCGTAAAGGCAATGGTTCCATTGGCTGAGATGTTCGGTTATGTAACAGCTTTGCGTACTATCACTTCTGGTCGTGCAACAAGTTCTATGGAGTACGATCATCATGCACCTCTTTCTTCAACAATTGCTAAGGCTGTGTTGGAGGAGGTTAAGGGTCACGCAGAACTCCTTTAA
- the rpmC gene encoding 50S ribosomal protein L29 → MKIAEIKNIETKELVEKLEAAVDALNKKKINHNVTPLENPSEIKVARRDIARMKTELRQRELNK, encoded by the coding sequence ATGAAGATTGCAGAAATTAAAAATATCGAGACCAAAGAATTGGTTGAGAAGTTGGAGGCAGCTGTTGATGCTTTGAACAAGAAGAAGATCAATCATAATGTAACTCCACTTGAGAATCCATCAGAGATTAAGGTTGCTCGTCGTGATATTGCACGTATGAAAACTGAACTTCGTCAGAGAGAACTTAACAAATAA
- the rplV gene encoding 50S ribosomal protein L22, whose translation MGARKHIAAEKLKEARKNLYFAKLVGVPSSPRKMRYVVDMIRGMEVNRALGVLRFSKKQASADVEKLLRSAIANWEAKNNRKAEDGELYISKVFVDEGVTMKRMRPAPQGRGYRIRKRSNHVTLFVDAKTNDEK comes from the coding sequence ATGGGAGCAAGAAAACATATTGCGGCTGAGAAATTGAAAGAAGCCCGTAAAAACTTGTACTTCGCAAAGTTGGTAGGCGTTCCTTCTTCTCCACGTAAGATGCGCTATGTAGTAGACATGATTCGTGGTATGGAGGTTAACCGTGCACTCGGAGTACTTCGCTTCTCTAAGAAGCAGGCATCAGCTGATGTAGAGAAATTACTTCGTTCAGCTATCGCTAACTGGGAAGCTAAGAATAATCGCAAGGCTGAAGACGGTGAGCTTTATATCAGTAAGGTCTTCGTTGACGAAGGCGTTACAATGAAACGTATGAGACCTGCACCACAGGGTCGTGGTTATAGAATTCGTAAGCGTTCTAACCATGTAACTCTTTTTGTTGATGCAAAAACTAATGACGAAAAATAA
- the rpsC gene encoding 30S ribosomal protein S3, whose protein sequence is MGQKVNPISNRLGVIRGWDSNWFGGKNFGDNLVEDQKIRKYLNERLAKASISRIIIERTLKLVTITICTARPGIVIGKGGQDVDKLKEELKKLYKKDIQINIFEVKKPELDATIVGKNIATQIEHMIAYRRAIKMAVANTMRAGAEGIKVQITGRLNGAEMARKEMYKEGRTPLHTFRADIDYCQCEALTKVGLLGIKVWICRGEVYGKADLTPNFSQDNKSNNRGNGRSNNRGGNRKRNNNR, encoded by the coding sequence ATGGGACAGAAAGTTAATCCGATTAGTAACCGACTTGGTGTTATCCGTGGTTGGGATTCAAATTGGTTCGGTGGTAAGAACTTCGGTGATAACCTCGTTGAGGATCAGAAAATCCGTAAGTATCTTAACGAGCGTCTTGCTAAAGCAAGCATTTCTCGTATTATTATCGAACGTACATTGAAACTTGTTACCATTACTATTTGTACAGCCCGTCCAGGTATTGTCATTGGTAAAGGTGGTCAGGATGTAGATAAGTTGAAGGAAGAGTTGAAGAAGCTTTATAAGAAAGATATTCAGATCAACATCTTCGAGGTTAAAAAGCCTGAACTTGATGCTACTATCGTTGGTAAGAATATTGCGACTCAGATTGAGCACATGATTGCTTATCGTCGCGCTATCAAGATGGCAGTTGCTAACACCATGCGTGCTGGTGCTGAGGGTATCAAGGTACAGATTACAGGTCGTCTGAATGGTGCTGAAATGGCACGTAAAGAAATGTACAAAGAGGGTCGTACTCCTCTTCATACATTCCGCGCAGACATCGACTACTGCCAGTGCGAGGCACTTACAAAGGTAGGTTTGCTTGGTATTAAGGTTTGGATTTGCCGTGGTGAGGTTTATGGTAAGGCTGATCTTACTCCAAACTTCTCACAGGACAATAAGAGCAACAACCGTGGTAACGGTCGCTCTAACAACCGTGGTGGTAATCGTAAAAGAAACAATAACCGTTAA
- the rplB gene encoding 50S ribosomal protein L2, translating to MAVRKLKPVTPGQRHKVIGTFEDITASVPEKSLVYGKRSTGGRNNTGKMTVRYIGGGHKQKYRLIDFKREKDGVPAVVKTIEYDPNRSARIALLYYADGEKRYIIAPNGLQVGATLMSGADAAPEIGNCLPLANIPVGTVIHNIELRPGQGALLVRSAGNFAQLTSREGSYCVIKLPSGETRQILSACKATVGSVGNSDHALEQSGKAGRSRWLGRRPHNRGVVMNPVDHPMGGGEGRQSGGHPRSRKGLYAKGLKTRAPKKLSNKYIIERANKK from the coding sequence ATGGCAGTACGTAAATTAAAACCGGTTACTCCGGGTCAAAGACACAAAGTTATTGGCACGTTCGAGGATATTACTGCATCCGTGCCAGAGAAGTCTCTCGTTTACGGTAAACGTTCTACCGGCGGTCGAAACAACACCGGTAAGATGACCGTTCGCTACATTGGCGGTGGTCACAAGCAGAAGTATCGTTTAATCGACTTCAAACGTGAGAAAGATGGTGTTCCAGCAGTTGTTAAGACAATCGAGTACGATCCAAACCGTTCGGCTCGTATCGCATTGCTTTACTATGCTGATGGTGAAAAACGTTACATTATTGCTCCTAACGGACTTCAGGTAGGCGCTACTTTGATGTCAGGTGCAGATGCTGCTCCTGAGATTGGTAACTGTCTTCCTTTGGCAAACATCCCTGTAGGTACAGTGATCCACAACATCGAGTTGCGTCCTGGTCAGGGTGCTTTGTTGGTTCGTTCGGCTGGTAATTTTGCTCAGTTGACTTCTCGTGAGGGCAGTTATTGTGTAATTAAGCTCCCTTCTGGTGAAACACGCCAGATTTTGAGTGCTTGTAAGGCTACAGTTGGTAGTGTTGGTAACTCAGACCACGCACTTGAGCAGTCTGGTAAGGCTGGTCGCTCACGCTGGTTGGGTCGTCGTCCACACAACCGTGGTGTTGTTATGAACCCTGTTGATCACCCAATGGGTGGTGGTGAAGGTCGCCAGAGTGGTGGTCACCCACGTTCACGTAAGGGCTTGTACGCTAAGGGTCTTAAGACTCGCGCACCTAAGAAGCTTTCTAACAAGTATATTATCGAAAGAGCTAACAAAAAATAA
- the rplP gene encoding 50S ribosomal protein L16: MLQPKRVKYRRPQDGRGNKGNAHRGTQLAFGSFGIKTLESKWIDSRQIEAARVALNRYMNRQGQVWIRIFPDKPITRKPADVRMGKGKGDPAGWVAPVTPGRILFEVEGVSFDIAKEGLRLCAQKLPVKTKFIVRRDYDKNA, translated from the coding sequence ATGTTACAGCCAAAAAGAGTTAAATATAGAAGACCTCAAGATGGTCGTGGCAACAAAGGCAACGCTCACAGAGGTACACAATTGGCTTTCGGTTCTTTTGGTATCAAAACTCTTGAATCAAAGTGGATCGATAGTCGTCAGATTGAGGCAGCTCGTGTAGCATTGAACCGCTATATGAACCGTCAAGGTCAGGTCTGGATTAGAATTTTCCCTGATAAGCCAATCACTCGCAAGCCTGCTGATGTCCGTATGGGTAAAGGTAAGGGTGATCCAGCAGGATGGGTTGCACCTGTTACACCAGGTAGAATTCTCTTCGAAGTTGAAGGAGTTAGTTTCGATATTGCAAAAGAAGGTCTTCGCCTTTGCGCTCAGAAACTTCCTGTTAAGACTAAGTTTATTGTTAGACGTGATTACGATAAAAACGCTTAA
- the rplC gene encoding 50S ribosomal protein L3 has translation MPGLIGKKIGMTSVFSADGKNIPCTVIEVGPCVVTQVKTVEKDGYKAYQLGFEEAKEKRTSQPMMGIFKKAGTTPKKHLAEFKFDEEYNLGDTITVEIFNDCKFVDVIGTSKGKGFQGVVKRHGFGGVGQSTHGQDDRARKPGSIGACSYPAKVFKGMRMGGQMGGDRVTTQNLQVLKVIPEQNLLIVKGSFAGCKGSTVLIEK, from the coding sequence ATGCCAGGATTAATTGGAAAGAAAATCGGAATGACATCCGTTTTCAGTGCCGACGGTAAGAATATTCCGTGCACTGTTATCGAAGTAGGTCCTTGTGTTGTAACCCAGGTGAAAACTGTAGAAAAGGATGGTTACAAGGCTTATCAGTTAGGTTTCGAAGAGGCAAAGGAGAAGCGTACTTCTCAGCCTATGATGGGAATCTTCAAGAAGGCAGGCACAACACCTAAGAAGCACTTGGCCGAGTTCAAGTTTGATGAGGAGTACAACCTCGGTGACACAATTACAGTTGAAATCTTCAACGATTGCAAGTTCGTTGATGTAATTGGTACATCAAAGGGTAAAGGCTTCCAGGGCGTTGTTAAGCGTCACGGATTCGGTGGTGTAGGTCAGTCTACTCACGGTCAGGATGACCGCGCTCGTAAGCCGGGATCTATTGGTGCTTGTTCTTACCCTGCAAAGGTATTCAAGGGTATGCGCATGGGCGGCCAAATGGGAGGTGACAGAGTTACAACTCAGAACCTTCAGGTGTTAAAGGTAATTCCAGAGCAGAATCTTCTTATTGTTAAGGGTTCTTTCGCTGGATGCAAAGGTTCAACTGTTTTAATTGAGAAATAA
- the rpsS gene encoding 30S ribosomal protein S19, producing MSRSLKKGPYINVSLEKKILAMNESGKKNVVKTWARASMISPDFVGHTVAVHNGNKFIPVYVTENMVGHKLGEFAPTRRFGGHSGNRK from the coding sequence ATGAGTCGTTCACTTAAAAAAGGTCCATACATCAACGTTTCTCTCGAGAAGAAGATTCTCGCTATGAACGAGAGTGGCAAGAAGAATGTTGTTAAGACATGGGCTAGAGCTTCAATGATATCTCCTGATTTCGTAGGACATACTGTTGCAGTTCATAACGGTAACAAATTTATCCCTGTTTATGTTACAGAGAATATGGTTGGCCACAAGCTTGGAGAGTTTGCTCCAACACGTCGCTTTGGCGGTCACTCTGGTAACAGAAAGTAA
- the rpsQ gene encoding 30S ribosomal protein S17: MVQMETRNLRKVRQGVVISNKMDKTIVIAAKFKEMHPIYGKFVQKTKKYHAHDENNEANVGDTVMIMETRPLSKTKRWRLVQIVEKAK, from the coding sequence ATGGTCCAGATGGAAACAAGAAATTTAAGAAAAGTAAGACAGGGTGTTGTTATTAGCAACAAGATGGATAAAACCATTGTTATTGCAGCTAAGTTCAAGGAGATGCACCCTATTTATGGTAAATTTGTCCAGAAGACAAAGAAGTACCATGCACATGACGAGAATAATGAGGCTAACGTAGGTGATACTGTTATGATCATGGAGACTCGTCCTCTGTCTAAGACAAAGAGATGGAGATTAGTACAAATTGTTGAAAAAGCTAAGTAA
- the rplW gene encoding 50S ribosomal protein L23 — protein MAFIIKPLVTEKMTKITDKQPNRYGFVVRPEANKLEIKKEVESLYNVTVVDVNTIRYAGKRSARYTKAGLVKGQKNAFKKAIVTLKEGDTIDFYSNI, from the coding sequence ATGGCATTTATTATCAAACCATTGGTTACTGAGAAGATGACCAAGATTACAGACAAGCAGCCTAACCGCTATGGCTTCGTTGTTCGTCCTGAGGCTAATAAGCTCGAGATTAAGAAGGAAGTTGAGAGTCTGTATAATGTTACAGTAGTTGACGTGAACACTATTCGTTACGCTGGCAAGCGCTCTGCCCGTTATACAAAGGCAGGTCTTGTTAAGGGTCAGAAGAATGCGTTCAAGAAGGCAATCGTTACTCTTAAGGAGGGCGATACAATTGATTTTTACAGCAATATTTAA
- the rplD gene encoding 50S ribosomal protein L4 has product MEVSVLDIKGQETGRKVALNDAVFGIEPNDHVLYLDVKQYLANQRQGTAKSKERSEMSGSTRKLGRQKGGGGARRGDINSPVLVGGARVFGPKPRDYRFKLNKKVKILARKSALSYKAQESAIVMLEDFTFEAPKTKEFLSIIKNLKIEGKKVLFVLPESNKNVYLSARNLQRAEVILASNVNSYKVLNADVVVITEKSLETIDQILTK; this is encoded by the coding sequence ATGGAAGTTAGCGTATTAGATATCAAAGGTCAGGAGACCGGCCGCAAGGTAGCTCTTAATGATGCAGTCTTCGGCATTGAGCCTAACGATCACGTTCTCTATCTTGACGTAAAGCAGTATCTCGCTAACCAGCGTCAGGGTACAGCTAAGTCTAAGGAGAGAAGCGAGATGAGCGGTTCTACTCGTAAGCTTGGTCGTCAGAAGGGCGGCGGCGGTGCTCGCCGTGGTGATATTAACTCACCTGTACTCGTAGGTGGTGCTCGCGTTTTTGGTCCTAAACCACGTGATTACCGCTTCAAGCTCAACAAAAAAGTAAAGATTCTTGCTCGTAAGTCTGCTCTGTCTTATAAGGCACAGGAAAGCGCAATTGTAATGTTGGAAGACTTTACATTTGAGGCTCCAAAGACTAAAGAATTCTTAAGTATTATTAAGAATCTCAAAATTGAGGGCAAAAAAGTGCTCTTTGTTTTGCCAGAATCAAATAAAAACGTATATTTGTCTGCTCGTAACTTGCAGCGTGCTGAAGTTATCCTCGCATCAAACGTCAATTCGTATAAAGTTTTGAATGCTGATGTTGTAGTGATTACAGAAAAGTCGCTCGAGACTATCGACCAAATCTTAACAAAGTAA
- the rpsJ gene encoding 30S ribosomal protein S10: protein MSQKIRIKLKSYDHQLVDKSAEKIVKAVKATGAIVSGPIPLPTHKRIFTVNRSTFVNKKSREQFQLSDFKRLIDIYSSTAKTVDALMKLELPSGVEVEIKV from the coding sequence ATGAGTCAGAAAATCAGAATTAAGCTGAAGTCTTACGACCACCAGTTGGTTGACAAGTCAGCTGAGAAGATTGTGAAGGCTGTAAAGGCAACAGGCGCTATTGTTAGTGGTCCTATTCCATTGCCAACGCACAAGCGTATTTTTACTGTAAACCGCAGTACTTTCGTTAACAAGAAGTCTCGCGAGCAGTTCCAGCTCTCAGATTTCAAGCGTCTCATTGACATCTATAGCTCAACAGCTAAGACAGTTGATGCCTTGATGAAGCTTGAATTGCCAAGTGGTGTAGAAGTAGAAATCAAAGTCTAA
- the rplN gene encoding 50S ribosomal protein L14, translating to MIQTESRLTVCDNSGAREALCIRVLGGTGRRYASVGDVIVVAVKNVIPSSDLKKGAVSKALIVRTKKEIRRADGSYIRFDDNACVLLNNAGELRGSRIFGPVARELRAVNMKVVSLAPEVL from the coding sequence ATGATACAGACTGAATCAAGACTTACAGTATGTGATAACAGCGGTGCTCGTGAGGCTCTTTGCATTCGAGTTCTCGGTGGTACAGGCCGTCGTTACGCTAGCGTTGGTGACGTTATTGTTGTTGCAGTCAAGAACGTTATCCCATCAAGTGATTTGAAGAAGGGTGCAGTATCAAAGGCTTTGATTGTTCGCACAAAGAAGGAAATTCGTCGTGCAGATGGTTCTTACATCCGTTTCGATGACAACGCTTGTGTATTGCTTAACAATGCAGGTGAGCTTCGTGGTAGCCGTATCTTCGGTCCTGTTGCTCGTGAGCTTCGTGCAGTAAATATGAAAGTCGTTTCTTTGGCACCTGAGGTTCTTTAA